In the genome of Acanthopagrus latus isolate v.2019 chromosome 17, fAcaLat1.1, whole genome shotgun sequence, the window AATCATTTGAGCTCTTTGAGTCATTGTGGACATTTGTACTACATTTGAAATAATTCccttaatgtgtttttgaaagtttGTGTTCACAAAAatgggacagacagacaatctGAATGTAAATCCTCCAACCATGGCTGTTGCCAGCgtggaaaatataaataaaataataataataataataaaataatataattaaaacattttaattcattaattgtttaccagagcagagagcagcagtggcagcatACACAACCAGTCCCCAGCAGCCCATTTGTACTCCTCTGTTGTAGTTTTGTAGCTCTGTGGAATTAGCTGGAGCCTGAAAAAAGAGAATCATTTCAATGTTATTCAACACTTAAGTGGATAACTGGCACTGTAATGTTTGCATTAGGCAAAAATAACCTGATATGATATGCTGGGTTTATTCATCTATGTTCCCCCACTGTATATAAACTGGCCAATGATCTCAGCTGGCAAAACTGTCTTTAAACAATGAGCCACTGGAGGAAATGATTttttatgatgacatttatttcattttgtgtgcaGCCTGAAGGGGCCACAACTaacatttcactgtgttttgtaaATTGACAGTGAAAGCCCAGATACcttaaattgtgtgtgtgtgtgtgtatgtgtgtatgtgtgtgtatgtgtttgtttgtgtatgtgcgtgcaaACATACCTGAGGGTCTCCATGGTAGATGACTTGTCCCATAAAATCTGTATAAAACACAGCTTCCGCTATATATGAGAACCATGTGAGGAGGTGACACAGACACAATCTCCACAGCTGCCTCGGCATCTATcaaggacagaaaaagaaagaattagTCAACTACAACTTTAATGTGTTACAGTGCAATATTAAAGAATTATTAGTAAAGACAGTTCCAATTTGCTTCACCCTCAACATGGATAACCAGAGCAGTCGAACAGTTGTACCCCTGTCTGGTCCTTCCTCACTGCTGGAGCCCTCAGATGACAGACTGCTGGCTGACAGCTGCAACTCACGCCTGTCTGCACGCCGCTGGAGGTCACTCAGATCATTCAGACTGCGGGAGGTGGTGATGGGCCCGGGGCTCGAAGGTGCTGTTGTGCGTCGTAGTCGATAACGCTGTGATCCCACTCGTCCATAGTAAGAGAAGGTGAAGGAGGGCTGAAGAGCGAGAAAAAAGATCAGCCATTTCACATTTCCTAAATATCTTTGAATCTttaagaaacattaaaaaaaatggcaagtGTAATCGTACTTGTCTGTAGAAGGTGGGTCGTCGTGATGATACTGAGGTGCTGGAGGGGCGGATTACTAGCCTGGTGGAGGCATGGCCTTTCATTGCATTAGAGTGGTCCACACTGACACCATTGGCAGCCTTGACCTGCAGGGAAAGGAGAGAAGCACACATGTACTGGAATGTATATTTAAGGCAGAAAAGGGGATgtaaaacacaccacaaaggTTTTCTGTTTCATAAACTGCctattaattaaaaaacaaatacgttTGACATTGATGCTGCTCTGgcaatgtacaaaaaaaaataaatctgctgctgtagcGGCTGATTTCACCTGTGTTTTTAGATGCGATCCCTTAGAGCCAGAACTGAAAAGTGAGGCACCGTTTGTTGGCCCCTTAAGCTCAGGCTTAGCTGGATTTTGAGGCTCTGAGGCAACCATCCTGTCATTAACAGCGGGTATTCCAGCAGAGGGAGACTCAATGCTGCTGTCTGATGGCTTGAAAACATCTTCGAGCCCCCCCTGCGTCTGTGGTAGAAAGTGATGCTCTTCTGGCAGGAAAAGTTGTCCATCTGGGTAGAGGTCTGCATCCATCTCGATAGTGGCGTCTGGCATGGCTAACACTGAATCGCTTTTACTCCGCACTCGCTCCACAGCAAGGAAGTCCATTTCTCCCTCCTCAGGATCTGATTCGTTATCTTCACGGGACAGGGGGGCAGAAATGTCTTCCTCTGCAATCACATCCAATGAAGGCAGCGTGTGGCCAACAGGCTTGAGAGACAAGTGGCTGGTGGACTCCCCACTTTCTTCAACTCTGAGCAGGTTGGATGGAGAGAAGGGTTGCTCAGGGATACTGAGCATGTGTAGTGTGACAGATACAATGAAGATGACACTTGCAAACAGGAAGAGCACCTGCTCCTGGGATTTAAATGCTCGGCCCAGAGCTGTGCCAGTCCAGTCCAGACCACCCAGCATGTAGCCTACTGCTCCGCCGAGCCCTGAggagacagatacagacacagaaacagatgtCTATAATTGTCTAAGAATAGCTgaggtctgtgtgtggttgtttgttcaTACATGCACGTCTTACCAGCAGAAAATGCGTGAATATTCAGGGCCATATCTTGCTCCTCGGAGTCAGCAACATCAAGAAGGTAAGCTCTGATTGGTCCCTCAGAGGCGTCAGCACAGAAGTCAAGCACAACCACACCCAACACAGTGAGGACGATGCCAATCGTCTGGCTGCCGGGACTATCGCCAACGGAAAGGCCTGAtagaataacacaaaatatacacagaTGTGGTTAAATTCATTACTTAAGTTTCTGACTTTCTCTGAAACCGTTAACTCACCTATTAATGATCCATTTAAAAACAGTGCCACTCCCAGCATCACACCTACACACAGGGCCAGAATGAATGGTCTTCTCTTCCCCCATCGCAGAGTACATCGGTCACTGGCCGAGCCAATCAAAGGCGTGAAGACGAGACCCAGGATAGGACTGAGGAACCAGGTCAAGCTGTAATATTGCTCAGGAAGACCtagagaaaacacaaataagaaaaaaaggagaattatTTAAGTTAAAAAGGGATTAAGACAAAAATACCTGTCAAAGTGTACAACTGTTGGATCTGGTATGAATGCTATCATTAAATAATAAGCTAAATTTTTATTACAAACCCTGTCTTTAACTACGGCTACTGAACAACTGACTGATTGAATAATGCATTGAGATTCACTGTCTTAATACCGAATTACTCATGGACCAGGCTTTATCTTGTTCTGACATCTTGGTACAAAACTTAATCCAACCAATTCAAACACTACCGCTGTCATGCAGGAACTTGCCATAAAAACTTAAACGGTGGAAGTCTGAGGAGAGAAAGCTTTTAAGGTTTTCCCATGTTCCATTGTTTATAAAAGCATTGCACATGCAGCTCTTGCATACCAAAGAGCCCCTTCTGCTATTAAACAACTTCCTTTACCAATTGTGTTAAGAAAGGCCTGAACATTTCAGAGAATGAGGTGGCCTgttacaacaacacagacagaaatatgcaGCAACCAGCCAGGAAAGTGGTGAAATCACCTTCAGTTGATTCGATCAAAAAAATTCATCTGCAGTGAAATCAGACAAAACTGTTGCAATCTGGACAAATGATACGTAAAATATGTGGGAGGTGATCAACTGtcatttatcagaaaaaaaactctgtctctgttaaATGACAGTATCCTGATTTTCCACTCCTTATAAAGAAGTGGACTCCTAGATTCAATGTAAAAATCTGATGCATTCGAACACAGTCAGCTGGCCGAGTGAGTTGCCTGGTTCTCACGGGAACAACATGTTACCCATGCTGCCTTGCTCTGCTCCAGGCTTCCCTCTCGCTTAAGTCAACAACAGCAGATCACTTTTTGACAGTAGGTCATATATCTTGCTTTCCATCGTCTTTACCTCTCACTCAGAGTGAATGGAAATTTCAACTGAAGGGTAGTCTCCACTGTATGAAAAAGAGTATAACTGCATTATTagtgaaacactgaaatctATCTTACCAAACAAGGCTCCACAGCATAACATATGAGTCGAAACATGAGCAAGGATGTGTTTGTCTAACAGGgccttaaaaaatgtttgtccaCTGTGTCAAACACTCCTGCCATTCTAATAAATTATATTGCAtgtaatgaatgtgtgtttttcaagaGATGACCATAGCAAAGTAAATCTTGTAACAATACAGAGCTAATGTTTCAACTCTTCAAACTAGATGGGCTTCAACCAGGCGTaacatgttaatgtttctgAGGGTGGTGTTGTCCAACTGTTGCAACACTAAATGTGAAGACCAACGAAGCAATAACAAGTTGTATGGATTCtagttttttctttgctttccaGCACctgttaaaatgcttttttttctatgtgtgtAGTAATCTGTTAAACTACTTCTGACCACTAATCCCATGCCACAACAGTCACTGGTTGACTATCACCCACAAATAAAGCAGCTAATTTCCAACAACCTTTTCACTCTGAAGGTCAAGCCTTGGACTCTGGGCTATACAAAGACAACAATCAatttcacaaacaaatacaatgtcagatgttttcacaaatatcctgaatgtttttctttaaacatatCTTTCTTACAATAATGCCAATagggagaaaaacaaggagactaaaatgtgctgtgtttgaCATTCTTGTCATACCTAGCCaggaaaaaatgcttttgtttcatttctgctaTGGGGGCGAACCTTACATCTAACTGTGCTAAACATGGGTTGGCTAGTGCTGGGCAAATAGGTTACATGACACAGTGGTGCAGCCTGAGAATCAATAGATCCAGTCAAATTCAACagtgttcctgctgcagctggaatcCACACTGATGGTCAACTCTTTTTAGGTAACCTCAACACAAACCAAACTATTCTTATACATagaaaatgaatgtatgaatgaaaacaatggCAATACTGCCACAAATACATCACTAAGATGACTGACAGGATGTAAAAAAGgctttacacattaaagtataAACACTAGCTTTGACACATCGTATAGCAAATGATGGTACTTTTACCCTACCACTCTGTACATTAATTGGTCAAATCGAGTGTTAATTCCAGTTCTCCCTATGTTTTCTCAATTTTCATGTTTAGATATCAGCAACAGAATGACATCACTTGACCTTTTGCCAAGGTGAGTGTTCAGTGGgagtgtctgtctctccatATGACTGTGCCGCGTCTCCTTACCTATTTGCAGCAGCACCGGCAAAACCAGGGCTGTCTCCATGGCATAGCAGAACTCCCGTCCAAACATCACCGCTCCGTGCATTACCCAGCGATGCAGAGGGATGTGCACAACTCTGCTGACCTCCTCTATCTCCTTCTCACTCTCACTCCCTTCTGCTTCTTCCTTGGGTTTCTTCTTCTCCGGGAAGCCTGAAGCCTCActctcctctgcctcatctCCCATTACATTATGGTTTGGCTTCAGAGGAGccatttattttgaaggaaGGGTGGTATACTTCAATAAATACCACTTAGTGCAACTATCATATAgtattttttacttatttattatatatgtTCGCAGAGCTGTACTTGTTACtgtataataaaaaacacttaatgtCCATGGTTTTCATCTTGATCACTCACTGTGTAAGACAAGCTGAAGATATCCAGAAAGATAAATCAGTGAACATCTCTGCTGGTCAGAATCTTCTGGGCTTGAGGGGGAGGCAGGAGTAATCATTACCATGAGATAATGGCATACAAAAAGGGatgc includes:
- the slc45a4b gene encoding solute carrier family 45 member 4 isoform X3, giving the protein MGLPEQYYSLTWFLSPILGLVFTPLIGSASDRCTLRWGKRRPFILALCVGVMLGVALFLNGSLIGLSVGDSPGSQTIGIVLTVLGVVVLDFCADASEGPIRAYLLDVADSEEQDMALNIHAFSAGLGGAVGYMLGGLDWTGTALGRAFKSQEQVLFLFASVIFIVSVTLHMLSIPEQPFSPSNLLRVEESGESTSHLSLKPVGHTLPSLDVIAEEDISAPLSREDNESDPEEGEMDFLAVERVRSKSDSVLAMPDATIEMDADLYPDGQLFLPEEHHFLPQTQGGLEDVFKPSDSSIESPSAGIPAVNDRMVASEPQNPAKPELKGPTNGASLFSSGSKGSHLKTQVKAANGVSVDHSNAMKGHASTRLVIRPSSTSVSSRRPTFYRQPSFTFSYYGRVGSQRYRLRRTTAPSSPGPITTSRSLNDLSDLQRRADRRELQLSASSLSSEGSSSEEGPDRGTTVRLLWLSMLRMPRQLWRLCLCHLLTWFSYIAEAVFYTDFMGQVIYHGDPQAPANSTELQNYNRGVQMGCWGLVVYAATAALCSAILQKYLDNFDLSIKVIYIVGTLGFTIGTAIMAIFPNVYVAMVMISSMGIISMSISYCPYALLGQYHEIKEYIHHSPANTRRGFGIDCAILTCQVYISQILVASALGSVVDAVGSVRVIPALASGSSFLGFLTACFLVIYPDVEPSSSEQDQGLVVLPGVSGPNGERASDQRLALLNLTDDGDGLKETKNHCVA
- the slc45a4b gene encoding solute carrier family 45 member 4 isoform X1; translated protein: MAPLKPNHNVMGDEAEESEASGFPEKKKPKEEAEGSESEKEIEEVSRVVHIPLHRWVMHGAVMFGREFCYAMETALVLPVLLQIGLPEQYYSLTWFLSPILGLVFTPLIGSASDRCTLRWGKRRPFILALCVGVMLGVALFLNGSLIGLSVGDSPGSQTIGIVLTVLGVVVLDFCADASEGPIRAYLLDVADSEEQDMALNIHAFSAGLGGAVGYMLGGLDWTGTALGRAFKSQEQVLFLFASVIFIVSVTLHMLSIPEQPFSPSNLLRVEESGESTSHLSLKPVGHTLPSLDVIAEEDISAPLSREDNESDPEEGEMDFLAVERVRSKSDSVLAMPDATIEMDADLYPDGQLFLPEEHHFLPQTQGGLEDVFKPSDSSIESPSAGIPAVNDRMVASEPQNPAKPELKGPTNGASLFSSGSKGSHLKTQVKAANGVSVDHSNAMKGHASTRLVIRPSSTSVSSRRPTFYRQPSFTFSYYGRVGSQRYRLRRTTAPSSPGPITTSRSLNDLSDLQRRADRRELQLSASSLSSEGSSSEEGPDRGTTVRLLWLSMLRMPRQLWRLCLCHLLTWFSYIAEAVFYTDFMGQVIYHGDPQAPANSTELQNYNRGVQMGCWGLVVYAATAALCSAILQKYLDNFDLSIKVIYIVGTLGFTIGTAIMAIFPNVYVAMVMISSMGIISMSISYCPYALLGQYHEIKEYIHHSPANTRRGFGIDCAILTCQVYISQILVASALGSVVDAVGSVRVIPALASGSSFLGFLTACFLVIYPDVEPSSSEQDQGLVVLPGVSGPNGERASDQRLALLNLTDDGDGLKETKNHCVA
- the slc45a4b gene encoding solute carrier family 45 member 4 isoform X2 — its product is MGDEAEESEASGFPEKKKPKEEAEGSESEKEIEEVSRVVHIPLHRWVMHGAVMFGREFCYAMETALVLPVLLQIGLPEQYYSLTWFLSPILGLVFTPLIGSASDRCTLRWGKRRPFILALCVGVMLGVALFLNGSLIGLSVGDSPGSQTIGIVLTVLGVVVLDFCADASEGPIRAYLLDVADSEEQDMALNIHAFSAGLGGAVGYMLGGLDWTGTALGRAFKSQEQVLFLFASVIFIVSVTLHMLSIPEQPFSPSNLLRVEESGESTSHLSLKPVGHTLPSLDVIAEEDISAPLSREDNESDPEEGEMDFLAVERVRSKSDSVLAMPDATIEMDADLYPDGQLFLPEEHHFLPQTQGGLEDVFKPSDSSIESPSAGIPAVNDRMVASEPQNPAKPELKGPTNGASLFSSGSKGSHLKTQVKAANGVSVDHSNAMKGHASTRLVIRPSSTSVSSRRPTFYRQPSFTFSYYGRVGSQRYRLRRTTAPSSPGPITTSRSLNDLSDLQRRADRRELQLSASSLSSEGSSSEEGPDRGTTVRLLWLSMLRMPRQLWRLCLCHLLTWFSYIAEAVFYTDFMGQVIYHGDPQAPANSTELQNYNRGVQMGCWGLVVYAATAALCSAILQKYLDNFDLSIKVIYIVGTLGFTIGTAIMAIFPNVYVAMVMISSMGIISMSISYCPYALLGQYHEIKEYIHHSPANTRRGFGIDCAILTCQVYISQILVASALGSVVDAVGSVRVIPALASGSSFLGFLTACFLVIYPDVEPSSSEQDQGLVVLPGVSGPNGERASDQRLALLNLTDDGDGLKETKNHCVA
- the slc45a4b gene encoding solute carrier family 45 member 4 isoform X4, with product MLGVALFLNGSLIGLSVGDSPGSQTIGIVLTVLGVVVLDFCADASEGPIRAYLLDVADSEEQDMALNIHAFSAGLGGAVGYMLGGLDWTGTALGRAFKSQEQVLFLFASVIFIVSVTLHMLSIPEQPFSPSNLLRVEESGESTSHLSLKPVGHTLPSLDVIAEEDISAPLSREDNESDPEEGEMDFLAVERVRSKSDSVLAMPDATIEMDADLYPDGQLFLPEEHHFLPQTQGGLEDVFKPSDSSIESPSAGIPAVNDRMVASEPQNPAKPELKGPTNGASLFSSGSKGSHLKTQVKAANGVSVDHSNAMKGHASTRLVIRPSSTSVSSRRPTFYRQPSFTFSYYGRVGSQRYRLRRTTAPSSPGPITTSRSLNDLSDLQRRADRRELQLSASSLSSEGSSSEEGPDRGTTVRLLWLSMLRMPRQLWRLCLCHLLTWFSYIAEAVFYTDFMGQVIYHGDPQAPANSTELQNYNRGVQMGCWGLVVYAATAALCSAILQKYLDNFDLSIKVIYIVGTLGFTIGTAIMAIFPNVYVAMVMISSMGIISMSISYCPYALLGQYHEIKEYIHHSPANTRRGFGIDCAILTCQVYISQILVASALGSVVDAVGSVRVIPALASGSSFLGFLTACFLVIYPDVEPSSSEQDQGLVVLPGVSGPNGERASDQRLALLNLTDDGDGLKETKNHCVA